The region TCATGACGAAGCCATTCATTTGCTGCCTGCCCTGCCCGACCGCTGGCCGACGGGGCGTATCAGCGGCCTTCGGGCACGGGGCGGCTTTGAGATCGTTTCGCTGGACTGGAAAGAGGGAAAGGTGGCCAGCGTAACTATCAAATCGACGCTGGGCGGCAACTGCCGGGTTCGCGTGCCCAATGAATTACAGGCAAAAGGCTTCAAAACCGTTCTGAATGCAGCAACGAACGCTAATCCGTTTTATCAGCCGGTGGTTGTCAAAGACCCCATTGTTTCGCCCCAGGCGCAGCTGATCATGGCCAAACCCCGGATCGGGCAGGTGTACGACTTTGCAACGCAGCCCGGAAAAAGCTATACCTTGATCATGAAGTAGCGAAAGGGGCAGTCTATTTTGTCTGCATGACTAATCATTGACAGAACGCTGGTTCAAGCTTTGTAAGCTTTTCGAAGGACACTGCCAATCAGGCTACCGGCAAACGTAAGCCCGACAGAACCGAACAGGCTGAACACTTCAACCTCCCGGTGCGTACTGACGGGGTCTGGACCGACCAGCCCATAATAGCCCACCAGAATAAGAAATACCTGAACCAGCGCCAGCATCCATCCTTTTCGCGGCTCAAGAAAACCGAGGCCAACCGCCGAAGCCGCAGCCCACAGATAGGGCCAGTGAATAACCGGACTCTTTTTGATAATGTAAAGCAGGATTAAACCACTCATAACTGTTAGACCAGCGTTCAATATAAGCTGCCGATCAATGAAGGCACGTTTGCCCGGTGGCTGAATCAGGGCTTTTCTACGACCCAGTTCATCCAGTCGGCTGGCCTTGTCCATGTCCTGCTGAGCGTCCATGTCCTGCCGGAGTTGCTGACGGGTTAAGCCACGCCATCGGTAGGGCTCAGCTACTTCGCCGTGGGAGTGAAAAATTGCTTTGTCGAAATCTTGAAAAGCAGTTGTATAGTCATGGGCCTGAAAGTGGATTTGCCCACTTTCGGTATGCAGTTCGGCGAGGGTGTCATCGTAACTTTTTCCCCGATTCAGGTCGTCGATTGCTGCTTGTGTATCGCCCAGCGACCGGTAAATACGAGCCCGGTAGAGATAAGCCACCGACGAGTCGGGCGTTGTACGAATCACGTTGTTGAAGTAGGCAAGGGCTTGAGCATACTGATCGTTTTCATAAAGCGTGATCCCTTCCCGTAGCCGATCGGCTTCTAGTTCGGCTTTAGACCGCTGGTCGGCATAGTAGCGTAAATAAATGATGTACCCAATAAAAGCAGTGAGTGCCGTGAGTTCAAGCATAAGTATATAGTAAGCTGCCCGCAAAATTGGGACTATTTGAGCATTTAGACATGTTCCTATAACCAGCAAATAGGCTTCATTCTTGCCCTGATAGGTATTTATTGGCTAATGGGGCATTATTAGTGCAGGATGGATACACTCGTAATGGTGTATCACCTAACTAATAAGAAAACAGTTGAACTTGTAATTTGATGCCCATGCGTGCAAAAACCTCAAGACGTAGATTCCTGAAGTCGTCGGCTTTCCTTGGGCTGGCATCTGGTTCATTGCCAGAATTGGCTAAGGGCAATGCCCGACCTGATGGTCAACAAAAAGAAACCGGGCTTGTCTTCCTCTTTCAGGGCGATTCGATAACCGACGGTAACCGGGGCCGAAACACCGACCCAAACCACATTATGGGACATGGGTATGCCTACGCAATAGCCAGCCGAATCGGAGCTGATTTCCCGGAGCGGGATTTTGTCTTTTATAACCGGGGTATCAGCGGCAACAAAATTACGGACTTACAGAAGCGCTGGCAACCCGACACGCTGGCTCTCAAACCGGACGTGCTCAGTATATTGATCGGGATCAATGATACGGGAGCAACCATCAATAAACCCGCCGAGGCAACAACCCCGGAGCAGTTCGAAACGATCTACCGTAGTTTGCTTGATGACTGCCGACGGGCTAATCCAGAAACCCTCTTTGTATTGGGTATTCCGTTTGTGTACCCCGTGGGCAGTCGGCAGGATAACTGGGAGCGCTGGCAGAGTGACACCCGGAACCGGCAGGCGGTAATCCGGAAACTAGCGACCGAATTCAACGCCGTAGTGGTCGATTACCCCGCCGTTCTCGATCAGGCGATTGCGCAAAAGAATACGGAATACTGGGTGTGGGACGGTATTCACCCAACAGTATTTGCGCATGAACTGATGGCTCGCGAATGGATTAAGCAGGTAAGCAAGCGGCTGAAGTTCTTGAGGAAGTACAGACGCAGCTTTTAATCGTCATATTGACCCTAAGGCAATCTCATAATAGCTGATCGCAGGCAGTGAAATCCGTCTTAACGTGAAATTAGACATTGGTTAAAAATATGTTAAACTTAGCACTTGATGTTACTTAGCGGGTGGTTGAGTAATTACCTTAGCGGATAATACTTGGCTTCTTTTCTTGTACTCAAAGACTAATAAAGTGACTGAGAAGGTAACATTAGCTTCTGGAAGTTGGCCGAAAAAAGCTTCGCCTAACTGTCCCAAATGTGGTGATTGGTCATCGGTTGATCGGGTGTCTCGTGGAAATTTAATTCGTACCGTTTTATTTTTCCTGCCCCTTCGGGCTTATTTGTGTTATAGATGCAGTCGTAGATTTTACCGGTTCAGATAAGCGGGTTATAAGTATCTGATACTACCAATCGTGTGGGCCATCGACACGTCGCGTCGCATCCCTCGATTAGCCTGGGGTAACCGCTAATTGGATTATAAAGGAAACGGATCGTTTGATTAGAAATTTGTTAAATTTAGGCGTAAACGAACCCAGACCGACATGAGCCAAATCAATAAAGAAGACCTCAAACAGGAAGTGTTTGACCTGTATGATGACTATGCCCACAACCGGATCGACCGGCGCGACTTTATGCAAAAGCTGTCTACCTACGCTGTAGGTGGTATTACCGTAGCGTCTTTGATGGGATTTCTCATGCCTGATTATCAGGGTGCTATTCAGGTCAAAGAAGATGATCCCCGCATAACATCGGAGTATATTACGTATTCGTCGGCCAAGGGGGGCGGATCGATCAAAGCCCTACTGTCAAAACCAGCCAATGTAAAAGGTAAACTCGGTGGTATTGTTGTGGTACATGAAAACCGGGGGCTGAATCCACACATCGCCGATGTTGCCAGACGAGCAGCCTTAGCGGGGTTTGTTTCGATTGCCCCCGATGCGTTAAGTCCCTTAGGTGGCTATCCGGGTAATGACGACGATGGCCGTGCCCTGCAAAGTAAACGTGACAGGAATGAAATGCTGGAAGATTTTATAGCGGCCAATGACTATTTGAAAACCCAGAAAGACTGCAATGGCAAGGTTGGTGTTGTTGGCTTTTGCTTTGGTGGGTGGATTGCCAATATGATGGCTGTGCGGCTTCCTGATTTATCGGCTTCTGTTCCGTTTTATGGCGGTCAGCCGACGGGCGATGATGTGGCGAAAATAAAAGCTCCTCTACTGTTACATTATGGCGAGCTGGACAAAGGTGTTAACGCGGGTTGGCCTGCCTACGAAGCGGCCTTAAAAGAAAACCATAAAGAATACACGGCCTACGTATATCCGAATGCGAACCATGGCTTTCATAACGATACAACCCCACGTTACGACAAAGCCGCAGCCGAACTGGCCTGGAAGCGTACCATCGACTTCTTTAAAGCAAAACTAGCCTGATTAACTTTTTAGAGGGGCTTCACGAAGACATAACGGTCACGATGCCATCAAAAGGTAAATAGGTGGGGACTCTCTCCGAAATACGATTTTTCTGAAGCGCGGCCGGAAAACCACGCTTCAGAAAATCTCACCCCTGACTAAAGCAAACAGATACTGGGCTTCAGCTGATCTGCATTAACTTTCAGCCTAGCACACCTCACCGGGTGTACAGGCAGGGCCGTCTGCCTGCACGTCGGTAAGCACAGAATTAGCGTTCTCCCATTCTGTCCAGGCGGTGTTGAGAGCGCCCAGGAATGTTTCGGGTTGTTGCGCACCCGAAACGGCGTACCGGCGATTCAGCACGAAGAACGGTACGCCCCGCGCTCCTACCTGCTGCGCTTCATATACATCCCGGTTTACGGCATCTGCAAACTGGTTGCTGTTCAGTAATTGCTCAACGGCCGTTGCCTCCAGACCAATTTCGGTGCCCAGCTCCAGCAGGGTAGCATGGTCGGAGGTGTCGCGTCCTTCGGTGAAATAAGCCCGGAACAACCGTTCTTCAATAGCATCGCCCAGACCGTGTTGTTTAGCCAGTTGAATGAGCCGATGGGCATCCCATGAGTTGGCAACTACAGCTTTATTCAGGTCGTAGGATAGTCCTACTTCCCGCGCCATGCCAGTGACATGGTCGTTCATGCGTTGGGCTTCGGCCAGGCTCCAGCCTTTTACTTCGGCCAGATACTGATTGATGCTCTTGCCAGGCTGGGTTTTCATATCTGGATTCAGCTGAAAGCTTTTCCAGACAATATTGATTTGCTCTTTGTGCTCAAACTGATTGAGAGCCTGTTCGAATTTCCGTTTGCCAATGTAGCAAAAGGGGCACATGATATCACTCCAGATTTCTACGTCCATGGTTGGTAAGCATTAATGAATTAGGTAACGATGATGTCATATTTGTTTAGCAAACCGGGAAGGCTATGCAGCGAAAACTTTGTTTTTCTGATCTTGTTTTGGTCAGGGTCCAGGCTCAGGTTGTACGAACTCGAAAAGTCGGTTTGCGTCAGCGTATTCGTGGCAAATACCGTCAGTTCGAGGTTGCAGTTTTTAAACAAGGCCCCGCTCAGGTCGCAGTTTAAAAAACGGGCTTCGCGCAGGGAGCAATCCACAAATCGGGTCTTTTTCAGGTTTCGATTGAAAAATGAAGCGTAATCGAGCTGGCACGTCTGAAAATCGACATGGAAGCCGAAGGCGTTGCATTGCCCGAAATTTACCCCGTTCAGCTTGCAATCCATAAACAGCACATCGTCGAGCTTAGTGCCCTCCAGTACTGCCATGCCCAGATTACAGTCGGTGAAGCGGCAGTTGACGAAGCTCGTACCGCCGAATGCTACTTTAGACAGGTCGAGGTTTTTAAAGGTACATTGCTCAAAACTGTGGCGGAACCACTGCTGCGGTTCGTCCGTAGTCTGGTCGAATACCTGGTCGCAAAAATCCATTTATAAGCGGTTGTAAAGAGTGTATTCCGGTATCGGAATAAATACCAAACCTACCGCTGGTTTGGCTAAACATCAAACCTGTGTGTCTGTTGCTACCGGTGTTTCCGGTTTTGTGTAGGCATCCACGCCCGCCTGTAACCGCCTGATAATAACCCGGCGCAGACGTTCCGGCTCCAGCACCTGCATCCCCTCACCGAACCCCAGAATTTCTTTTTCGAGCTCGAAATTGTGCTGAACTGTGAGCTGGATAACGATGCCATCGGGCCTGCGCTCAACCACCTGCTGCGATTGGTGTAGTGGCTTGGTCTCGACATAAGGCGCGTGAAACTGGCTCACAAACAGCCTGACCTTTGCCGGCCGCATCCGTGCGCTGACCGACACCCCAATCACATCCCGGTAATACACATCGGGGTCCAGGTGTTGGTTGGCGATATAGTCAATGTCTGGTGCTGGCGTTATGCCCAGCATACGGTCGAGAGCCAGGTTCATGGTATACTGTTTACTATCACACACACCCACCGCGAACCAGCGGTTCTTGAATTCTTTCAACCACCACACATGAAACGTAAAGGTTTGGGGCAACCGCGCCGAAAACGACTGGTACTCAATGCGGAGTGTATGTTGCTGAATGACGGCCTGATACAGCTCATCCAGGTAGTGCAGCCCTTTTAAACTCTCGTTTTTCTCGAAGTCAATAACCGGGGCCGACTTGCGGGCGGTCGAATACACATGGTCTTCCAGCTTCTGAACCACTTCATTGAGCGCCGTAAAATGCGAGAATCCCTTGAACTGCTTGAGTACTTCGACCGCTTCGTTCATCCGCGACAGATCGCCATCCGACAGGGGTATGTTGGTGATGCTATAGGCCGGGTCTTCGTAGGTGTAATATTTTTTGTCGATGACAACAATGGGCGCAAAGTACCCCAGCTTATCGCTACGCATCATCTGAAGGTCGGCCTGCACGGTACGGCGACTGATGCCTTTATCCAGCCCTTCGTATTCATACAAGGCTTCTGATACTTTCTCGATCAGGTCGTCGAGTGTCCATTTGCGTTGCCGGTTGCGCAGACAGGCATCCAGCGTTTTGTATCGAACAAGGGCGTTTCGGTTAGCAGGCACGGGGGGAATAATGAAAAATGGAAAATGAATGATGGATAATGGGTATTAGGGTAGGTGAGTGATTTTTTTTTGAAAAGTTAGAAAATAGTTTCATCTGCGCAAAAACACTGCGTAGTGAGGTCTAACCTTTGTAGCGACGGGAGAGGCCACTACCAAACCTGACGCGGGTTTCTGTATAGCCCCGTAGTATCGTCACCGCTGGTGTACGCTATGCTGTTAGTCCTGGATGATTTCGTCTCTACGCTGTCGGTCGGAGGTTCGAATCCTTCCCCTGCTTCGGCAGGGTAGCTCAGAGGTAGAGCAGCAGCAAAATGCAGGTTCGAATCCTGCTTCAACTCTATAAAAGTTGATCCATTGGTTGGGAAGTAGGCCACTTACAAAAAGGCCACCATCGAGAAAAATCAGTGAGGAGTTATCCGGTTGTGTGGCTGTTATGGCTACGCGATAGTCGCTTCGGCGACCGGATTGGGTAACGCCAGCAGGCCCGTTTCGCGGTTGTTGGGTGTGCGTTGTGACAGAGGAAGATGTTGACTTTGTTGGTAGGAGCAGCCTTCGGGGAGCTACGAAACAAACCAACCTATTTTCTGAACCAGCGTACTAAAGCAATCACTCACCGGCTTCCGTGTTGCCCGAACGGGAGGCTTCTTACTGGTTTTGTTAATCGTTAACCGGGTTTCGGTATCCGGTATCTGGCAAGGGAGTAGCGCGCACTGCCCCTGATACTGAGCACCGAAAGCCACAAAAAAGTTATAAATGATGAAATTTGTACGTATTCAGGCCCTCCAAATCGGGCTAGTGTTTAAGTATGGCGCTTATAAGCAACTGCTTTCGCCGGGCCAGTACTGGCTTTGGTCGAACGAGACAGTGCATGTCTATAATCAGGGCGAACTATTGCAGAATCCCCCCTGCGATTTGTCCATTCTGCTTCAGTATCCCGACGTGGCCGATGCGCTCGATGTACTGGAGGTGAGCGACAATGAAATCGTTCTGCAATATGAGCATGGGCTTTTTCAGACTATTCTGCGTAAAGGACGCTGGGCATTCTGGAAGGGCGTTAAGCAGTATCAGTATATACGGGCGGATGTGAGCCAGTTAGAGATACCAGCTACCATCGACCTGGTTTCGCTGATGCCACAACCGTTATCGGCCTATGTGCGAGCTTTTAACGTAGAGGCCCATGAACAGGGGGTACTGTTTATTGACTGGAAATTTGATCGGGTGTTAACGGCCGGAACGTATTACTGGTGGAAAAATACAACGCCCATTCATGTGCTTAAGGCCGATATGCGCCAGCAGCAAATGGAGGTCTCCGGGCAGGAAATCCTGACTAAAGACAAAGCGTCGTTACGCCTGAGCTTCTACGTCCAGTACCAGGTGCAGGATGTCGTTAAAGCATTAGTTGAGAATAAGGACTTCGATAAACAGCTCTATGTTTTGGTGCAACTAGCACTGCGTGAGTACGTTGGTGGATTTACGCTCGATGAATTGCTCGATAAGAAGGGAGAAATAGCGCCATTTATAGTTAAGGCTACGTCGGCCAAAGCTGCTCAATTGGGTGTCGAGCTTCGAACGGGCGGTATTCGCGACATCATCCTGCCCGGCGACATGCGCGACATCATGAACCAGGTGTTGATGGCCGAGAAGAAAGCACAGGCTAACGTCATCATGCGTCGGGAAGAGACCGCGTCGACCCGGAGTTTGCTGAATACGGCCAAGCTGATGGAGGACAACGAGATGCTGTGGAAGTTGAAAGAGATGGAGTATGTCGAGAAGATTGCGGATAAGATCAGTTCGATTTCTGTCTCGAACAGCGGTTCGATGGTCGACCAGCTCAAGCAGATTTTAGGGCGGGGGAATTGATAGGCGAACTGTGAAACTAAGAGGTTTTAGAACGTAGTACCGACCG is a window of Spirosoma linguale DSM 74 DNA encoding:
- a CDS encoding TPR repeat-containing protein (PFAM: TPR repeat-containing protein~SMART: Tetratricopeptide repeat~KEGG: dal:Dalk_3428 tetratricopeptide TPR_2 repeat protein); the encoded protein is MLELTALTAFIGYIIYLRYYADQRSKAELEADRLREGITLYENDQYAQALAYFNNVIRTTPDSSVAYLYRARIYRSLGDTQAAIDDLNRGKSYDDTLAELHTESGQIHFQAHDYTTAFQDFDKAIFHSHGEVAEPYRWRGLTRQQLRQDMDAQQDMDKASRLDELGRRKALIQPPGKRAFIDRQLILNAGLTVMSGLILLYIIKKSPVIHWPYLWAAASAVGLGFLEPRKGWMLALVQVFLILVGYYGLVGPDPVSTHREVEVFSLFGSVGLTFAGSLIGSVLRKAYKA
- a CDS encoding lipolytic protein G-D-S-L family (PFAM: lipolytic protein G-D-S-L family~KEGG: smt:Smal_2563 lipolytic protein G-D-S-L family) is translated as MPMRAKTSRRRFLKSSAFLGLASGSLPELAKGNARPDGQQKETGLVFLFQGDSITDGNRGRNTDPNHIMGHGYAYAIASRIGADFPERDFVFYNRGISGNKITDLQKRWQPDTLALKPDVLSILIGINDTGATINKPAEATTPEQFETIYRSLLDDCRRANPETLFVLGIPFVYPVGSRQDNWERWQSDTRNRQAVIRKLATEFNAVVVDYPAVLDQAIAQKNTEYWVWDGIHPTVFAHELMAREWIKQVSKRLKFLRKYRRSF
- a CDS encoding Carboxymethylenebutenolidase (PFAM: dienelactone hydrolase; BAAT/Acyl-CoA thioester hydrolase~KEGG: rec:RHECIAT_PA0000292 probable dienelactone hydrolase protein), translated to MSQINKEDLKQEVFDLYDDYAHNRIDRRDFMQKLSTYAVGGITVASLMGFLMPDYQGAIQVKEDDPRITSEYITYSSAKGGGSIKALLSKPANVKGKLGGIVVVHENRGLNPHIADVARRAALAGFVSIAPDALSPLGGYPGNDDDGRALQSKRDRNEMLEDFIAANDYLKTQKDCNGKVGVVGFCFGGWIANMMAVRLPDLSASVPFYGGQPTGDDVAKIKAPLLLHYGELDKGVNAGWPAYEAALKENHKEYTAYVYPNANHGFHNDTTPRYDKAAAELAWKRTIDFFKAKLA
- a CDS encoding DSBA oxidoreductase (PFAM: DSBA oxidoreductase~KEGG: bac:BamMC406_0738 DsbA oxidoreductase), encoding MDVEIWSDIMCPFCYIGKRKFEQALNQFEHKEQINIVWKSFQLNPDMKTQPGKSINQYLAEVKGWSLAEAQRMNDHVTGMAREVGLSYDLNKAVVANSWDAHRLIQLAKQHGLGDAIEERLFRAYFTEGRDTSDHATLLELGTEIGLEATAVEQLLNSNQFADAVNRDVYEAQQVGARGVPFFVLNRRYAVSGAQQPETFLGALNTAWTEWENANSVLTDVQADGPACTPGEVC
- a CDS encoding pentapeptide repeat protein (PFAM: pentapeptide repeat protein~KEGG: dps:DP0533 MCBG protein (microcin resistance protein)), which gives rise to MDFCDQVFDQTTDEPQQWFRHSFEQCTFKNLDLSKVAFGGTSFVNCRFTDCNLGMAVLEGTKLDDVLFMDCKLNGVNFGQCNAFGFHVDFQTCQLDYASFFNRNLKKTRFVDCSLREARFLNCDLSGALFKNCNLELTVFATNTLTQTDFSSSYNLSLDPDQNKIRKTKFSLHSLPGLLNKYDIIVT
- a CDS encoding hypothetical protein (KEGG: ppd:Ppro_0494 helix-turn-helix, type 11 domain-containing protein); the encoded protein is MPANRNALVRYKTLDACLRNRQRKWTLDDLIEKVSEALYEYEGLDKGISRRTVQADLQMMRSDKLGYFAPIVVIDKKYYTYEDPAYSITNIPLSDGDLSRMNEAVEVLKQFKGFSHFTALNEVVQKLEDHVYSTARKSAPVIDFEKNESLKGLHYLDELYQAVIQQHTLRIEYQSFSARLPQTFTFHVWWLKEFKNRWFAVGVCDSKQYTMNLALDRMLGITPAPDIDYIANQHLDPDVYYRDVIGVSVSARMRPAKVRLFVSQFHAPYVETKPLHQSQQVVERRPDGIVIQLTVQHNFELEKEILGFGEGMQVLEPERLRRVIIRRLQAGVDAYTKPETPVATDTQV
- a CDS encoding band 7 protein (PFAM: band 7 protein~SMART: band 7 protein~KEGG: pol:Bpro_1471 band 7 protein) codes for the protein MMKFVRIQALQIGLVFKYGAYKQLLSPGQYWLWSNETVHVYNQGELLQNPPCDLSILLQYPDVADALDVLEVSDNEIVLQYEHGLFQTILRKGRWAFWKGVKQYQYIRADVSQLEIPATIDLVSLMPQPLSAYVRAFNVEAHEQGVLFIDWKFDRVLTAGTYYWWKNTTPIHVLKADMRQQQMEVSGQEILTKDKASLRLSFYVQYQVQDVVKALVENKDFDKQLYVLVQLALREYVGGFTLDELLDKKGEIAPFIVKATSAKAAQLGVELRTGGIRDIILPGDMRDIMNQVLMAEKKAQANVIMRREETASTRSLLNTAKLMEDNEMLWKLKEMEYVEKIADKISSISVSNSGSMVDQLKQILGRGN